One window of the Deltaproteobacteria bacterium genome contains the following:
- a CDS encoding dihydroorotase yields the protein MSGALLITGGTVIDPAAGVHERRDLLIRDGLVAAVAPPGDLDAGGAEELDAAGCWIVPGLIDMHVHLREPGYEYKETIASGARAAAAGGFTAVACMANTNPVNDCAAVTQSILERARALNLVRVYPIGAVSVGLRGQQLAEIGELREAGVVALSDDGQPVMDGSLMRRALEYASMFGLPVIAHAEDRNLAGGGVMNEGAVSLRLGLAGAPAAAESAMVARDLALAEQTGGRLHVAHVSTAGAVELIRAAKARGINVTAEAAPHHFTLTEAAVADYNTNAKMNPPLRTETDVAAVREGIRDATLEVIATDHAPHHRDEKECEFDAALNGIIGLETALPLALRLLGEAQVTIDTLVRALSVNPARILAVAGGSLAVGQPADVTVIDPKRRWRVETDKLLSKSRNTPFGGWDMVGQAVATIVGGRTVFRAAANERRKKSA from the coding sequence ATGAGCGGCGCACTCCTCATCACCGGCGGCACCGTCATCGACCCGGCCGCGGGCGTGCACGAGCGGCGCGATCTGCTTATCCGCGACGGGCTGGTGGCCGCGGTCGCGCCGCCCGGCGACCTCGACGCCGGCGGCGCCGAGGAGCTTGACGCCGCCGGGTGCTGGATCGTGCCCGGGCTCATCGACATGCACGTCCACCTGCGCGAGCCGGGCTACGAGTACAAGGAGACCATCGCCAGCGGCGCGCGCGCGGCGGCGGCCGGCGGCTTTACCGCGGTGGCGTGCATGGCCAACACCAATCCGGTCAACGACTGTGCCGCGGTCACGCAGTCGATTCTCGAGCGAGCGCGGGCGCTGAATCTGGTGCGCGTCTACCCCATCGGTGCGGTCAGCGTCGGCCTGCGCGGACAACAGCTGGCCGAGATCGGCGAACTGCGCGAAGCCGGCGTGGTCGCGCTCTCCGACGACGGGCAGCCGGTGATGGATGGCAGCTTGATGCGGCGCGCCTTGGAGTACGCGAGCATGTTTGGCCTGCCCGTGATCGCCCACGCCGAGGACCGCAACCTCGCCGGCGGCGGCGTGATGAACGAAGGCGCGGTGTCACTGCGGCTGGGGCTCGCGGGGGCACCGGCCGCCGCCGAATCCGCCATGGTGGCGCGCGACCTCGCCCTGGCCGAACAAACCGGCGGCCGCCTGCACGTCGCCCACGTCAGCACCGCCGGCGCGGTCGAGTTGATCCGTGCCGCCAAAGCCCGCGGCATAAATGTGACCGCGGAAGCGGCGCCGCATCACTTCACCCTCACCGAAGCTGCCGTCGCCGACTACAACACCAACGCCAAGATGAACCCGCCGCTGCGCACCGAGACCGATGTAGCGGCCGTTCGCGAAGGTATCCGCGACGCCACGCTCGAGGTCATCGCCACCGATCACGCGCCCCACCACCGCGATGAAAAGGAATGCGAGTTCGACGCCGCCTTGAACGGCATCATCGGCCTGGAAACCGCTCTGCCCCTCGCCCTGCGTCTACTCGGCGAAGCCCAGGTCACGATCGATACCCTGGTGCGCGCGCTCAGCGTCAACCCGGCCAGGATCCTCGCTGTCGCCGGTGGCTCGCTCGCCGTCGGCCAGCCCGCTGACGTGACCGTGATCGACCCCAAGCGCCGCTGGCGGGTGGAGACGGACAAGCTGCTGTCGAAGAGCCGCAACACGCCCTTCGGCGGCTGGGACATGGTGGGACAAGCGGTGGCTACCATCGTCGGAGGCCGCACCGTGTTTCGCGCCGCCGCCAACGAGCGGAGGAAGAAGTCAGCATGA